A single genomic interval of Sebastes umbrosus isolate fSebUmb1 chromosome 11, fSebUmb1.pri, whole genome shotgun sequence harbors:
- the cmtm8b gene encoding CKLF-like MARVEL transmembrane domain-containing protein 8b isoform X2: protein MGQSTMERAAVASARRSPSVPECNILTSTLAFDRHFTTTAKGILLLAEIVCGMLVWILVGGTEYFRLPALCWVMFVAILCWVLTIGLFIIYLTGVHNRIPQVPWTTLSLCLNCSAAALYLVTAVVDALSVNQATRGRHNYNCWAASAFFAFLTTLCYTGSSYLSYCAWKTTEEEQ from the exons ATGGGTCAGAGCACCATGGAGAGAGCCGCCGTGGCGTCGGCCCGCCGCAGCCCCTCAGTCCCAGAATGCAACATCTTAACCTCCACCTTGGCCTTTGACCGGCACTTCACCACAACCGCCAAAGGAATCCTCCTCCTGGCTGAGATA GTGTGTGGTATGTTGGTGTGGATCCTGGTCGGAGGTACAGAGTATTTccgtctccctgctctctgctGGGTGATGTTTGTTGCCATCCTGTGTTGGGTTCTGACCATTGGCCTGTTTATAATTTACCTGACTGGAGTCCACAACAGGATCCCACAGGTCCCCTGGACTACactg TCTCTGTGTCTGAACTGTAGCGCTGCAGCTCTGTATCTGGTGACAGCAGTAGTAGACGCTCTCTCCGTCAACCAGGCCACTAGGGGGCGACACAACTACAACTGCTGGGCAGCGTCTGCA TTCTTTGCCTTTCTGACCACACTGTGCTACACAGGAAGCAGCTACCTGAGCTACTGCGCCTGgaaaaccacagaagaagaacaatAG
- the cmtm8b gene encoding CKLF-like MARVEL transmembrane domain-containing protein 8b isoform X1 yields the protein MGQSTMERAAVASARRSPSVPECNILTSTLAFDRHFTTTAKGILLLAEIVCGMLVWILVGGTEYFRLPALCWVMFVAILCWVLTIGLFIIYLTGVHNRIPQVPWTTLSLCLNCSAAALYLVTAVVDALSVNQATRGRHNYNCWAASAVIIEAAETKKDQERNYKWESFTHSTQHARCDTVNNLVFCSNNISHLDLK from the exons ATGGGTCAGAGCACCATGGAGAGAGCCGCCGTGGCGTCGGCCCGCCGCAGCCCCTCAGTCCCAGAATGCAACATCTTAACCTCCACCTTGGCCTTTGACCGGCACTTCACCACAACCGCCAAAGGAATCCTCCTCCTGGCTGAGATA GTGTGTGGTATGTTGGTGTGGATCCTGGTCGGAGGTACAGAGTATTTccgtctccctgctctctgctGGGTGATGTTTGTTGCCATCCTGTGTTGGGTTCTGACCATTGGCCTGTTTATAATTTACCTGACTGGAGTCCACAACAGGATCCCACAGGTCCCCTGGACTACactg TCTCTGTGTCTGAACTGTAGCGCTGCAGCTCTGTATCTGGTGACAGCAGTAGTAGACGCTCTCTCCGTCAACCAGGCCACTAGGGGGCGACACAACTACAACTGCTGGGCAGCGTCTGCA gtcataattgAAGCAGCAGAGACCAAGAAAGACCAAGAAAGAAACTACAAATGGGAAAGTTTCACACATAGTACCCAACATGCCAGATGTGACACTGTGAATAACTTGGTGTTCTGCTCCAACAACATCAGCCACTTAGATTTAAAGTAA